The window GCACATATTGTCAAGTAACTTGCTCACTTCATCCATCTTACCAATGAACAAGTATCCACCTATCAATGTGTTATAATTACACACATCAGGCCTCACACCCATGTGTACCATCAGGTCGAAGAGATCTTGGGCTTCCATAACCCTTCCGTTTTTGCAAAGGCGGTCGATAATTGTGTTGAAGAACACTGTGTTGGGACAGATGCCGCGATCCAACATCTCAGAAAATAGTTCATGAACCTTCTCCCATTTGCCACAAGAACAGAAACCACTAATAAGTTGGCTGAAAAGTATGATACCAGGGAGTAATCCTTCATATATCATTTGATTGTATTGGGACATAGCATCATCCATTCGGCCAATACTAGAAAGCAAGTTTATTACCGCTCCATAGTTCGCAACATCAGGGTTCAATCCTTGCTGCCGCATTTTTGTAAATATATGCAATACATCATCAACCATTTTTTCTTTAGCATAAGCAGATATGAGTATGTTGTAGCCATAATGATCTGGTGAAATACCATTATCATCCATCAACTCAATGAGACAATTCATATCATGAAACGATCTTTCCATAGCATACCCATGAAGCAGAATGTTGTAGGTAGTAACAGTAGGTTTTTGGCCCAAACTGATCATAGAATCAAAAATCTTCCTAGCTTCTGCGCATCTTCCATTCTTGCAAAGATAATCCATCTGTATATTGTAAGTTACAATATCTGGTTGAACACCATTTGTAGTCATCTCCTTGAAAATCCGATCCACCTCTTCGCACTGTCCTAATGAATAATATCCATGTATCAGACTATTATATGTGGCAACATCTGGCAGAATTCTTCTATCAAGCATCTGTTGAAGAACCTCCTCAGCCTTGTCCATTGCATGAAGCTTGCACATGCCAGAGATAATCGAACTACAGGTCACAACATCCGGCGATACCCCCTGACGCAGCATTTCACAAAATAGGCTGTAAGCCTTGCCTACCTCACCCTCTTTCAACAAGCCATCGATTACAGTGTTATAGGTCACCACATCAGGTTGGCAGCAACCTCCATGCTCAACCATGATGCGAATCAGGTCGAGAGCCTCTTGGCTTCTCTTCTCGTTGCAGAGACCCTTGAAAAGAATGTTATAGGAGAAAATGTTTGGTATGCAGTTAAACTCAGGCATTATCCGGAGTACGATGTCCATTGCATAGCTGGTCTTCTTCACTGCACAGATGGCCTTGAGTAGGTGGCTGAAATTGACGATAGCTTCTGCTGTAAATCCCAACTTAATGACGTGTCCCATGGCAGCGTGTCCAAGGTCCAAGCGGCCAGCACGGCAGCAGCAGTCGACTAGAATGCCATAGGTGATATTGTGTGGAGGCACCTTGGCCCTTGCGACGCGGTTGAAGAGGGAGACGCCGAGCGCAGGGCAATCACGGCGGACCACGGTGAGGAGGCAGTTGATGGCGCGGACCGAGGAAGGTCCAGCAACCTGGATCAATTCGTCGAACAGGTTGAGTGCGTCGTCAGTGCCAATGTCTCCGGCACTGTACCGTTCTTCAATTTTCCTCTCCAAGATGCGTCTGCCACGGGGACAAGGCGGCGGCTCATAGTTCCACCTGGCCTGAAGAATCCCTGGAGGGTGGAGGGGTaggatggcgccgccgccgctcaCCACCTACAGGACCGGCGCAGCCTGGGCGTTAACCTGGAATAGGAAAAAACGAGAGCAGAGTTAGGAAGACTAGGTTGCTCCATAGCCGCCGTTGCTCACCCCCGAGGTACAGCTGCTCTAGGAGGTACAGTGTGGTGGCGTACACGAGATCTGCTGCCGGCGACCACGCAGATGAAGCCGAGGAGAACCCCGCCGCTCGCTGCCGCCTCCCTGGCCGTTGGCTTCCGCTATACCGAAGCTGGAGAGGGCCTCACCGTGGCCGCCGCCGATGCCAGTTCTCTGAAGTCTGAAGAAGAAGTGGCTCCGCACACCTAAATCGTGAAGAGAAATCTTGACGCATTTTTGGGGTCCAGACACCTGCCACTGCCATGCGGGCCACACTAGTCAGAGTCGAGACAGCACCTTCAATGGGATGGGGTAAAAGGACTTTTTTTTTGAACCAGAAAATCCTATTCAGCTCTTCctacatttttttagtttttttagttgGATCTTTCTTTTTGAACTTTTTTTTTAGTTGGAGCTATTCGTACATAGTCATACAAAAGTTACGCCTACCAACGACTCCCTTCAGTCCAAAATAAATGTTGCGGTTGTAGTAGTTGACAATTATTATAGATCAGAGGGAGTGATATATTTGAATTACAGCCCCTCGTTGTTGAATGGCTTGCTTAAAGGAGTGAGTTATCAAACCCACGAGAGGATGGTGTCCTTTAAGCAAGGGTTTCTGACAAGTTTTTACGAGAGAATTAAATTAAAGCTTTTGATTGGATTTGAATCTTGCTGACACTAAAACACTTATAATAGAAATAGGCATGGGTGTGGTGACTTATGATTACAACCACAAATTTGTGTCGGGGCCATTATTATCTTAATTTGTGCCCTGAAGGTCATCCATCAAGATCTGCTTGCTACGTATCAAAGTGGGTTGTGTGTTCAAATTACATCTTGACCGAAACGTGTCCTGCATCAAGAGTCAGTGGTCCAACTAAAGATCATATCCGTCGCACGGAGTTGCCTTGGTAATTAAGATAGAAACAATCAGACAAATACATTGCGTTAATGACTACACATCTTGAATCACCAGAGATATTCCGTGTTATCGTACTAAACATTTATGTCACTACTGTTCATAATATCACATCACGGTCTCCCTACCCTTAGTCTCCTCGTTACTCGCTCTTCATGATCCTTGGTACCTGCATGGATGAAGAATGCGAGCAAGACAAGATACAACTACGAAGTAGCTTTATGCTACACATACGAgacgttatttcaaagtcttccatCTATCCCTCCACCAAATACATCGGTTTGCAAGGCATTGCCTCAACCCATGACCTtactgaactactcacacatgaagATCAGATCACACGAAGAACTCACTAAAGAACATATCATGAAGATTTATTGATTGattgataatatgtcttacaatggatgccGGATGGGATATATAATTATAGGTATGACTAGATGGTTGAGAACTATGGTGGTGATGAAGGTAGTTGCTTTGGAGATGGGAAATGGCGACGGCTAGGGTTGATGGAGATGATTGTTGCGAATATGACGATGTGGTAGCCTGTCTTGTTGCTCATTTGACATCGAGCGGTAGTGCCACCGGAGCAGTACTACCGTCCATTTGAGAGGTACTTCCGCTTTATATCACAGGCACGGAGGAATGACGGTATTGAAGCGGCGCCAGAGAGAAAGTACCACGCAATAGCATGTAACTACCGCTCAACAACTGCTTATGCTTATGCTGAAATGGGCAACAGAAGCTTGTAGTCTCCTCAGAATTAAGCGGAAGTAGCGGCGGTAGTAGCAAGCGGAAGTACCGCATGAGTGGTACTACCTTTCTACTACCGTGTCAGTGCCGCTAATTATCCAGAGAGCAACAGAGGGGCTTAATTTTTCCAAATGGTAGTACCTACTGTAGCACGCAGCGGAAGTACCGTGTAGGCGGTACTACCGTGCTACTACCGTTCCACTTCCGTTAATTAACCAGAGAGCAACAGAAGTTATAAAATAGGTGGAAGTAGGAGCAACACTAGTCTGCAGAAGTACCGCCTAAGCacccgtagtacggaatgacaatagtggatctcaacaattgtAACtttccaaaattctaaattttggaatgttatattaaatagatagttttgattatttttttgattgtggtgtggttgcttgtgtgaaactgagtgaaatttgaaactttttgaaagttaaatgagagggagtaAAATGACTTTCCCGAACTTTTATTTTGCATTTATGATTTccatgaattcaaactcatttcatcacaaaaccctggagagaagatgacatgacttcttccatttaattaaatgaaaagggttttgaaaagatttgaacttcatttggaaatatttccaattcagaaactttatgcaactcgatgactttcatgagagaagataaaatgacttcttcaaaacatatgaaatatgagttggaagtttcaaagaatcaaatttaaagtccctttgaatcattttcaatttggagttatttgggttttattcaaattatttttctccaaaaataaaatatatggaaaatagggtaaaatgatttcctacattagaaaattggagaaaaatgggtttgaaatcattttggtattttaaaatatttttactTCGTTTTCAAAtaaaccagtagcactctttgctttatgtaaatttttgtggattttatttgactctagaaaaatgttcatcttatagaaaatctttttctaaaaattttgatatataatattctatattatagttttgttttatttggtttttcttttaattattttCTGTTTAACAAAAAAAGAGTTAGGACCGACCGGAGCGGGACGGCCAGTTCGCCAGGCTGCGGCCCAGCCGGCACAGCGCCGCGCCACCGCCCCATCTCCAGCTCGGGACAGTCCCaagcgaagccgccgccgccggcgacccgtGCTGCCGCCGGACTCTTCTCGCCGCCTAgccccttccccacgccacctcgcccctcctcctataaatactcTCCCCCGGGCCCTCTCCTCCTCGTCCGCCGCAGCATCACCACCAGCGCCCAATCCGCCGCTGCCGACACCGCTTGCCGCCACTGCCGCACCGCGGCGCTCGCCATTGCTGCTCACCGTCGTCGCTGCTGCCTGCCCGCGCCGTGCCGCCTCGACCGACGCCGACGCCATCATCGGACGCGCCTAGCCGAGCCGCACCTTCCCGTGCCTTCGCCCGGAGCCGCCGACTACCGGAGACGCCGCCCCGATCaaagccgaagccgccgccgccgtattCTTCATTGCAGGCGACCTCCACCACCGCGGATCGCCACCAGAGCCACCTCGACCATTCGATCTCTCTTCAACGGTCAGGATTAGATCGGCTTTGTTTTTTTATTTCGAACCGATTTCTTTAATTAGCAAGTGTTCGTTAGTTAAGCCTCTAGAGCGGACGTTTTCGTTCGTTAGGTTGGTAGCGAACGTTCATTCGGTAGTTTTCTCTTTTTATTGcagttttcggccagggacctatccatgaataGTTTTCTTGCAGATTAGTCCCTGTTCTTCAAACAACCACAACTATTTGCCCGTTTATcccaatccaacgaaaccaacacccacttctttgttatgatcccctctgtccagataatcaacttgaacatgtttttaaaactttaaaatttgatttcaaacagatttgaattcaaacttcttttgttcataactcaAGTTTTACAACTCCGATTtggtcgattctttttgcaaattgaagctcttgacctaaactttctgataaggccaaattcactcaaTTTTGGTATTGTTATAAATTGTTTTTTGTTGCAAGAGTTATTGCTTGGTTTGAagtttccgaattgttttcttcgttctttccgatcttttgtgtgattgcttatgtgtggttactattgcttgcccacgatagattgatcggagtgtgacgagtagaactaccaggagttatgagtgtgaatcatcttcatcaatagtacaaggcaagttcacactttgatcatatccctttgttacctagtttttatgcattagtttcaaccctcaaacgttGCATtgttaggatttgataacatgtgggtactgggaagtagttgatgaggtaggaacctattgtctttattCAAATATTGGGAGTTACtacattatgcttatactgctatgctatgctcgtagacgtggattggttttgagagaattcatgaaagatgtgagagttattgttaatttaggtttaacttaaggtggctactttaatacacatctgggtggaatggttggggcaccctggagcacccagtggtttgcccgggcacctggagaacccagtgcttgcccaagggtatCCCGGagcacccgtgtgatcaccctatggaatgccacccgggctcaaagggatcgtaagatttttcatgctagaaaattccgtgtgcagccacaagccattatggactgtggcatagttgagtatgttgtgtgacctctttcagtggtaggctagcagatgtaggggaagtaggtggtactatctacccagagtaaagagttaacgcttctgaaagactgtgtctcggtcatccgtttctcaaacaccatgtagtgcgagaaatctaacgaaggagatcgagtcttgtgggaaaaagtgtgcaaacctctgcaaagtgtacaaactaatcatgattagccgtgtccccggttatggacaacttgagtatctgatacttgaattattggttgatctcatcactctatttaatgaaatttgttgggttattattattattattatttgggattgagttggaggaaccctcTCAATATTTCaataaactttgtagttaaataatatatattcctttgttttagggaaaaattagctttatgcaaaattaaacttagagcctccaccagccaaatatgcatgtagtgatagccattattcagcattgctctacagtgtgaaattgccagtacattcaatgtactgacttacatggctgcaacgtctcatgttgcaggaatcttacgacgggtaagtgatacgttagggttacgatgtctacactcaactttgccattggtgttgatgggaatccacaactttGTTGTTACTTTCGCTAAAtgaattgaggtaatagtatttatgttactttatacatgtgatttacctctgttataaatcctcgagtactatgtgtgtcagcataccgacccagggatgacacttaagcacagagacttgattcaTTCAGgttaggtcgctacaagatggtaatagagcacatgttgactataggacgtgacccctagaaactggcaagcccataggaaagattttctctacaactttcttttcaaaaagatcttctacctatcttcttttctgagctttaccaaatattcccttttagttagactatacccctttccccttttgaccacacgaagattcgactaatgagaccactccaaaaagtacaagatatcggacaactaagaccactttggagTGAAGATGATTTTACCGTGCATTATAATAAAGGAAACTACAAtgattgaagactccgaagactaggagaatttgaaggccctgaagaatttccagattggtaTGACTAGGAAggatacccttatggaacttgtcagactattgaagttgtcaataccctagatcaaggtgtgtcggagaaagaccggaacatggagtgtTAAAACTTCaagtttttgtcaagaaaaccccaggacaggagatatcaactatgtacTGATAGCTCATGGCAGAGACATGGGCATAAACACGACTATCCATGATGTTACCAcccgcctatgctattgtcaccgtgctaagttaagcatgcattttattcagaaggattggatggtagaaggctgatggagcatctatcagcaaaggaATCATTTCGTGaagaaccactagtagaaaaatgggctaatctgagacacattagtgccggtttgattttgagccggcactaatgtgtccattagtgctggttccaacggctaggcgggtggacatcattagtaccggttcgtgggcaacaattagtaccggttcatgccacgaaccgatactaatgatGTTGTGTCAGATTGTGGGCCCCACgaactcctttagtaccggttcatgtcatgaatcggtactagagtttcttattaagctgatttttagtcccacctcgctaggagagaggcagtaggagcgttttataagccgtgagtgcagagacgatgaaggagaggcgcaatgctcacctgcagcttgcttagcttcaagcctttcggaatagaatagattgcacggagctgtgtgcagtgtagtctaccctattccgaaaggcttgaagctaactaaTGAGCAGTgcgcctttttttatttttaataacttattag is drawn from Triticum dicoccoides isolate Atlit2015 ecotype Zavitan chromosome 6B, WEW_v2.0, whole genome shotgun sequence and contains these coding sequences:
- the LOC119320549 gene encoding protein Rf1, mitochondrial-like gives rise to the protein MASASVEAARRGQAAATTVSSNGERRGAAVAASGVGSGGLGAGGDAAADEEERARGRVVSGGGAILPLHPPGILQARWNYEPPPCPRGRRILERKIEERYSAGDIGTDDALNLFDELIQVAGPSSVRAINCLLTVVRRDCPALGVSLFNRVARAKVPPHNITYGILVDCCCRAGRLDLGHAAMGHVIKLGFTAEAIVNFSHLLKAICAVKKTSYAMDIVLRIMPEFNCIPNIFSYNILFKGLCNEKRSQEALDLIRIMVEHGGCCQPDVVTYNTVIDGLLKEGEVGKAYSLFCEMLRQGVSPDVVTCSSIISGMCKLHAMDKAEEVLQQMLDRRILPDVATYNSLIHGYYSLGQCEEVDRIFKEMTTNGVQPDIVTYNIQMDYLCKNGRCAEARKIFDSMISLGQKPTVTTYNILLHGYAMERSFHDMNCLIELMDDNGISPDHYGYNILISAYAKEKMVDDVLHIFTKMRQQGLNPDVANYGAVINLLSSIGRMDDAMSQYNQMIYEGLLPGIILFSQLISGFCSCGKWEKVHELFSEMLDRGICPNTVFFNTIIDRLCKNGRVMEAQDLFDLMVHMGVRPDVCNYNTLIGGYLFIGKMDEVSKLLDNMCSIGLNPNVFTYGILIDGYSKNGSIGDALVVFREMLEGKVKPSIISFNIMIGALLKCGRKEEAKDLFDGIWANGLVPDVVTYRLMIHKLIEEGSLQESDDLFVSMEKDGCAADSRMLNAIVRRLLQKGEMPRAGTYLSKIDERRFTLEASTASLLTALVSGGKGQEYKELLPKKYQSFLEQGTD